A genome region from Actinobacillus arthritidis includes the following:
- the polA gene encoding DNA polymerase I, protein MATIAQNPLVLVDGSSYLYRAFHAFPPLTNKNGEPTGAMYGVLNMLKSLIAQVEPSHIAVVFDAKGKTFRDELFEQYKSHRPPMPDDLRVQVRPLHTIIKALGIPLISIEGVEADDVIGTLAVQAANDGKNVLISTGDKDMAQLVNDHIMLINTMNNTLLDREGVIEKYGIPPELIIDYLALQGDASDNIPGVKGVGEKTALGLLQGIGSLKEIYANLDQVATLSFRGAKTLAPKLEAEKEAADLSYLLATIKTDVELEVTHEQLVVQPQKRDELVELFGRYEFKRWLNEVMNDANPVTQNPSEKIPNNYQATVSVSQAVETEQTFAKVEIDRSRYETITTMEQLQSWIEKINQAKLVAVDTETDNLDSMSANLVGISFGLVNGEACYIPLTHKEQVTLEPQQSDLFSEPAEAESTTSFELAKNQLNLTACLSELKPLLESTDVKKIGQNIKYDLTIFANHGVEVQGVVFDTMLESYTLNSTGRHNMDELADRYLGHKTIEFEDIAGKGKNQLTFDKIAIDVASKYATEDADVTMKLHQVLVPELDKTPTLVKLFNDIEMPLVEVLSRIERNGVLIDPEKLLAQSAEIEQRLAELEQLVHSEAGEVFNLASTKQLQEILFTKLGLPVLKKTPKGAPSTNEEVLEELAGQGHLVPKLLMEHRGLSKLKSTYTDKLPLMINSKTGRVHTSYHQAVTATGRLSSSDPNLQNIPIRNEEGRRIRQAFIANKGYKIVATDYSQIELRIMAHLANDDGMITAFAEGKDIHRATAAEIFGLALDQVTSEQRRSAKAINFGLIYGMSEFGLSNQLGISRADAKKYMERYFQRYPAVQQFMTDIRESASEKGYVETLFGRRLYLPEIKSSNAMRRKAAERVAINAPMQGTAADIIKVAMIGIDKAIRGDDNIKMIMQVHDELVFEVKEELIEHYSQLIKAEMEKAIQLKVPLIAEVGIGDNWDEAH, encoded by the coding sequence ATGGCTACAATTGCTCAAAATCCGCTCGTTCTTGTGGACGGTTCTTCTTATCTTTATCGTGCGTTTCATGCGTTTCCGCCGCTGACTAATAAAAATGGTGAGCCGACGGGGGCGATGTATGGCGTGTTAAATATGCTGAAAAGTTTGATTGCTCAGGTTGAGCCGAGCCATATTGCGGTGGTTTTTGATGCGAAGGGTAAAACTTTCCGTGATGAGTTATTTGAGCAATATAAATCGCACCGTCCGCCGATGCCGGATGATTTGCGTGTACAAGTGCGACCGTTACATACGATTATTAAAGCGTTAGGCATCCCATTAATTTCGATTGAGGGGGTGGAAGCGGATGACGTGATCGGTACGCTCGCGGTGCAGGCGGCGAATGACGGCAAAAATGTGTTAATCAGTACCGGCGATAAAGATATGGCACAATTAGTGAACGATCACATTATGCTGATTAACACGATGAACAATACTTTGCTTGATCGTGAAGGTGTGATTGAGAAATACGGTATTCCGCCGGAGCTGATCATTGATTATTTAGCATTGCAAGGCGACGCTTCGGATAATATTCCTGGTGTGAAGGGCGTAGGTGAGAAAACCGCATTAGGTTTGTTGCAAGGAATCGGTTCGTTGAAAGAGATTTATGCGAATTTGGATCAAGTGGCTACGCTTTCATTCCGTGGTGCTAAAACGCTTGCACCGAAATTAGAAGCAGAGAAAGAAGCGGCGGATCTATCTTATTTGCTTGCCACGATTAAGACTGATGTTGAACTGGAAGTTACCCATGAGCAATTAGTTGTACAACCGCAAAAACGTGACGAATTAGTTGAGCTGTTTGGGCGTTATGAATTTAAGCGTTGGTTGAATGAAGTGATGAATGATGCCAATCCGGTTACACAAAATCCATCGGAAAAAATACCTAATAATTATCAGGCGACAGTTTCGGTATCACAAGCGGTTGAAACCGAGCAAACTTTTGCAAAAGTGGAAATTGATCGTAGCCGATATGAAACGATCACAACGATGGAACAGTTACAGTCTTGGATTGAAAAGATCAATCAAGCAAAATTAGTGGCGGTGGATACCGAAACCGATAATTTAGATTCTATGTCGGCAAATTTAGTCGGGATTTCATTCGGTTTGGTTAATGGAGAAGCGTGCTATATTCCGTTAACTCACAAAGAACAGGTAACGCTTGAGCCTCAGCAAAGTGATCTATTCTCTGAGCCGGCAGAAGCGGAATCTACCACAAGTTTTGAGCTTGCAAAAAATCAGCTAAATTTGACCGCTTGTTTAAGCGAACTTAAGCCGTTATTAGAAAGTACCGATGTGAAAAAAATCGGGCAAAATATCAAATATGATTTAACGATTTTTGCAAATCATGGTGTGGAAGTACAAGGTGTGGTGTTTGATACAATGCTAGAATCTTACACGCTAAATAGTACCGGCCGTCATAATATGGACGAATTAGCGGATCGCTATTTAGGGCATAAGACGATTGAGTTTGAAGACATTGCCGGTAAAGGTAAAAACCAGCTGACATTTGATAAAATTGCGATTGATGTTGCATCTAAATATGCGACGGAAGATGCGGATGTGACGATGAAATTACATCAGGTACTTGTACCGGAATTAGACAAAACGCCGACATTGGTTAAGTTGTTTAATGATATTGAAATGCCGTTGGTTGAAGTGCTTTCTCGTATTGAGCGTAACGGTGTATTGATTGATCCGGAAAAATTACTCGCACAATCGGCAGAAATCGAACAGCGTTTAGCTGAATTGGAACAGCTTGTGCATAGCGAAGCTGGTGAGGTCTTTAATCTTGCTTCTACCAAACAATTACAGGAAATATTGTTTACTAAACTTGGTTTACCTGTCTTGAAAAAAACACCAAAAGGTGCGCCTTCTACTAATGAAGAAGTGTTAGAGGAATTAGCGGGACAAGGGCATTTAGTACCGAAATTACTCATGGAACATCGTGGTTTAAGTAAGTTGAAATCGACTTATACCGATAAATTACCATTAATGATTAACTCCAAAACAGGTAGAGTACACACCTCTTATCACCAAGCGGTAACGGCGACCGGTCGCCTTTCATCGAGCGATCCGAATTTACAAAATATTCCGATTCGAAATGAGGAAGGTAGACGTATTCGCCAAGCGTTTATTGCGAATAAAGGCTATAAAATTGTCGCGACCGACTATTCGCAAATCGAATTACGTATTATGGCGCATTTAGCAAATGATGATGGGATGATTACTGCCTTCGCCGAAGGCAAAGATATTCACCGTGCAACGGCGGCGGAAATTTTCGGTTTAGCGTTGGATCAAGTAACAAGTGAGCAACGTCGTAGTGCTAAAGCAATTAATTTTGGTCTAATTTACGGTATGTCGGAATTTGGTTTATCAAATCAGTTAGGTATTTCACGTGCCGATGCGAAAAAATATATGGAACGTTATTTCCAACGTTATCCGGCGGTGCAACAATTTATGACCGATATTCGTGAAAGTGCGAGTGAAAAAGGCTATGTGGAAACACTTTTCGGTAGACGTTTATATTTACCTGAGATTAAATCCAGTAATGCAATGCGTCGTAAAGCGGCAGAACGTGTGGCGATCAATGCACCAATGCAAGGCACCGCGGCAGATATTATCAAAGTGGCGATGATTGGCATTGATAAAGCGATTCGAGGTGATGACAATATTAAAATGATTATGCAAGTGCATGATGAATTGGTGTTTGAAGTAAAAGAAGAATTGATCGAACATTACAGCCAATTAATTAAAGCGGAAATGGAAAAAGCGATTCAGCTTAAAGTGCCGTTAATTGCCGAAGTCGGCATTGGCGATAACTGGGATGAAGCACATTAA
- a CDS encoding HsdM family class I SAM-dependent methyltransferase has translation MVSLQAYKLESDVNDFVKSTLTALGLQKHKDFNEEGAMSDYLKESLRGSAKTKNKTNFGKPDFHLENYRIPVIIENKLGLKKLKAETKDGLKFDEKSIANFAVNGAIYYAQNMIASEKYHEVIAIGVAGDNSENVEISVYYVFGASEKAHKLLGDCKTFDFLENSSTFDEFYKSAILSEEEKHKILIQSQEQLRQYAKKLNKLMHNHNVTAPQRVLYVSGMLLAMQDIKNQQGEHLGEGLTPDDLIGSKLDKVRDGKLITNQIEEFLKARSISEQKHQLMLASFSEISKDSQRDEPLENDKEVAKFLKEKASTNKQIFTFIYENIFKSIDGFGGHIDIMGELYSEFLKYALGDGKELGIVLTPPYVTKLMAQILSISSKNRVMDLATGSAGFLISAMALMIDDAEKQFGKGTMQANDLIEKIKKNQLLGVELNAEMYTLVATNMILRGDGSSNIEKGSAFNRPDSLFTNFKADRLLLNPPFSYAENGMPFIAYGLDKMEKGGLGAIIIQDSAGSGKATVTNQKILKSHRLLASIKMPTDLFQPMAGVQTSIYIFEAGTPHDVEVPVKFIDFSNDGYKRTERALAEIDSPIERYADMLKIYKAGKNAKVVAQWNLDEVYLEDFITLDGNDWNFSQHKKIDTKPTLTDFKKTVADYLAWEVSQLLKQEGSQGK, from the coding sequence ATGGTTAGCCTCCAAGCCTATAAACTTGAATCTGATGTAAATGATTTTGTGAAGTCAACATTAACTGCACTTGGTTTGCAAAAGCATAAAGACTTTAATGAAGAAGGAGCAATGTCTGATTATCTTAAAGAATCGTTAAGAGGCTCAGCAAAAACTAAAAATAAGACAAATTTTGGTAAACCTGATTTTCATTTGGAAAATTATAGAATCCCAGTAATCATTGAAAATAAATTAGGATTAAAAAAATTAAAAGCAGAAACCAAAGATGGTTTGAAATTTGATGAGAAATCCATCGCAAATTTTGCTGTTAATGGTGCGATTTATTACGCCCAAAATATGATTGCTAGTGAAAAATATCACGAAGTCATTGCGATTGGTGTAGCAGGCGATAATAGCGAAAATGTTGAAATTTCCGTTTATTACGTTTTTGGTGCTTCGGAAAAAGCACATAAATTACTTGGAGATTGTAAAACCTTTGATTTTTTAGAAAATAGCTCTACTTTTGATGAATTTTATAAGTCAGCTATTTTAAGCGAAGAAGAAAAACATAAAATCTTAATTCAAAGCCAAGAACAATTAAGACAATATGCTAAAAAATTAAATAAATTAATGCATAACCATAATGTTACTGCACCGCAACGTGTGCTTTATGTATCGGGTATGCTATTGGCAATGCAGGATATTAAAAATCAGCAAGGAGAGCATTTAGGCGAAGGGCTTACGCCTGATGATTTAATTGGTTCAAAATTAGATAAAGTCCGAGATGGTAAATTAATTACGAACCAAATTGAAGAATTTTTAAAAGCACGTAGTATTTCGGAGCAAAAGCACCAATTAATGTTAGCGTCTTTTTCGGAGATTTCTAAAGATAGTCAACGTGATGAACCATTAGAAAATGATAAAGAAGTTGCAAAATTCTTAAAAGAAAAAGCCAGCACGAACAAACAAATTTTCACATTTATTTATGAAAATATCTTTAAATCTATCGATGGTTTCGGTGGGCATATTGATATTATGGGCGAGCTGTATTCTGAATTTCTAAAATACGCATTAGGTGATGGTAAAGAATTAGGCATTGTATTAACGCCACCTTATGTTACGAAGTTAATGGCTCAAATTTTGAGTATCTCAAGCAAAAATCGTGTCATGGACTTAGCGACTGGCTCGGCAGGTTTCTTGATTTCCGCAATGGCATTAATGATTGATGATGCCGAAAAACAATTTGGCAAAGGAACGATGCAAGCGAATGATTTAATTGAAAAAATTAAGAAGAATCAGTTGCTAGGGGTGGAGCTGAATGCTGAAATGTACACCCTTGTCGCTACTAATATGATTTTGCGAGGCGATGGCTCATCAAACATTGAAAAGGGCAGTGCTTTTAATCGACCTGATAGCCTATTTACAAATTTTAAAGCAGACAGATTATTGCTAAACCCGCCATTTTCCTATGCAGAAAATGGAATGCCGTTTATTGCTTATGGCTTGGATAAAATGGAAAAAGGTGGACTTGGAGCGATTATTATTCAAGATTCAGCAGGTTCGGGCAAGGCGACCGTAACCAACCAAAAAATCTTAAAATCGCACCGCTTGTTAGCGTCAATTAAAATGCCAACGGATTTATTTCAGCCAATGGCAGGGGTGCAAACCAGCATTTATATTTTTGAAGCAGGCACGCCACATGATGTGGAGGTGCCTGTGAAATTTATCGATTTTTCCAACGATGGTTACAAACGTACGGAGCGTGCCTTAGCAGAAATTGATAGCCCTATTGAGCGTTACGCTGATATGCTCAAAATTTATAAAGCGGGGAAAAATGCCAAAGTTGTTGCTCAATGGAATTTGGACGAAGTATATTTGGAAGATTTCATCACCCTTGACGGCAATGATTGGAATTTTTCTCAACACAAAAAAATCGACACCAAACCAACTCTTACTGATTTCAAGAAAACGGTGGCGGATTATTTAGCTTGGGAAGTTTCACAACTTCTTAAACAGGAAGGCTCACAGGGAAAGTAG
- the nfsA gene encoding oxygen-insensitive NADPH nitroreductase, producing the protein MISKPTLETILSHRSIRKFTEQSISEELFQTLIQAGQQASTSNHLQCVSVIRVKDQTIRQALREVSGMAYVTECAEFLVFCIDFHKHKQLVPDSQLDWAEVSVIGAVDTGIFAQNVLLVAESVGLGGVYIGALRNDVAKVAEVLGLPQYCVPLVGMCLGYPAQDPALKPRLPVALVCYEDQYQPLNQTELAKYNEILTAYYQERTGAGQPWQAAIDKTLNKAVRPHMLPFFQQQGLLKR; encoded by the coding sequence ATGATTAGCAAACCAACCTTAGAAACGATACTTTCTCATCGTTCGATTCGTAAATTTACCGAACAATCTATCTCGGAAGAACTGTTTCAGACCTTAATTCAAGCGGGGCAACAAGCCTCCACCTCCAATCATTTGCAATGCGTGAGTGTGATTCGTGTCAAAGATCAAACCATACGCCAAGCTCTGCGTGAGGTATCCGGTATGGCGTATGTCACTGAATGTGCAGAGTTTTTGGTTTTTTGCATTGATTTTCATAAACATAAACAACTTGTACCGGATTCGCAATTAGATTGGGCGGAAGTGAGTGTTATCGGTGCCGTGGATACCGGTATTTTTGCCCAAAACGTATTATTGGTCGCGGAATCAGTCGGATTGGGCGGTGTCTATATCGGTGCGTTACGTAATGATGTTGCGAAGGTGGCTGAGGTGTTAGGACTGCCGCAATATTGTGTGCCGTTAGTCGGTATGTGTTTAGGCTATCCAGCACAAGATCCGGCACTTAAACCTCGTTTACCGGTAGCCTTAGTTTGCTATGAGGATCAATATCAGCCGTTAAATCAAACGGAACTTGCAAAATATAACGAAATTTTGACCGCCTATTATCAAGAGAGAACCGGTGCAGGACAGCCGTGGCAAGCGGCGATTGATAAAACCTTAAATAAAGCGGTTCGCCCGCATATGTTGCCATTTTTCCAACAGCAAGGATTGTTGAAACGATGA
- the lolA gene encoding outer membrane lipoprotein chaperone LolA, with amino-acid sequence MKKLVKQSLLGFALFSMTNVAFADTQSVAELQRRLEQVSQYSADFDQTVRSSKGKQIQSGKGKFQVKRPNLFRMDTKSPQENLIVSDGANLWFYDPFVSQVTVNTVQDAVNNTPFVLLTSSDKSHWEQYDVTQNADTFVLKPKSKKSNLKQFDVRIDQSGMLKGFSTIERDGQSNLYVLRNITGGGVSSDLFKFSVPKGAELDDQRGGKKSKK; translated from the coding sequence ATGAAAAAATTAGTTAAGCAATCATTATTAGGTTTTGCTTTATTTTCTATGACGAATGTAGCATTTGCTGATACACAGTCGGTTGCCGAATTACAACGACGTTTAGAGCAAGTTAGCCAATATAGTGCAGATTTTGATCAAACGGTGCGTTCGAGCAAAGGTAAACAAATTCAATCAGGTAAAGGTAAATTCCAAGTGAAGCGTCCAAATCTGTTTCGTATGGATACTAAATCACCGCAGGAAAATTTAATTGTGTCTGACGGAGCGAATTTATGGTTTTATGATCCATTTGTTTCGCAAGTGACGGTAAATACCGTGCAAGATGCAGTAAATAATACGCCGTTCGTATTATTAACCAGCAGTGATAAAAGCCACTGGGAACAGTATGATGTGACGCAAAATGCGGATACTTTCGTATTAAAACCGAAATCGAAAAAAAGTAATTTAAAACAGTTTGATGTGCGTATCGATCAAAGCGGTATGTTAAAAGGTTTCAGCACCATTGAACGAGACGGACAGAGCAATTTATACGTATTACGTAATATTACTGGTGGCGGTGTATCGTCTGATTTGTTCAAATTTAGCGTACCGAAAGGTGCTGAGTTAGACGACCAACGTGGCGGTAAAAAATCTAAGAAATAA
- the trpA gene encoding tryptophan synthase subunit alpha has translation MSRFDTLFADLKAKNEGAFVPFVTLCDPDFDRSFEIIETLIANGADALELGFPFSDPLLDGPVIQAANKRALDGGYSTDACFKMIAKIRTKYPEIPIGLLLCANLVFVPTQEVFFKRCAETGVDAVLIADVPVLAAEEFTETAKKLGIQSVFICPPNADQVTIERIANLTEGYTYLVSRAGVTSAENQTHAKNLDNLIESLKRSNSAPILQGFGIAKPEQVQEALALGCDGAISGSAIVKIIEQNLDNQTQLLNKLAEFVKAMKVATRN, from the coding sequence ATGAGTCGTTTTGATACTTTGTTTGCTGATTTAAAAGCAAAAAACGAAGGGGCATTTGTGCCGTTTGTTACCCTTTGTGATCCGGATTTTGATCGTTCGTTTGAAATTATCGAAACATTGATTGCCAATGGTGCGGATGCGTTGGAGCTCGGTTTCCCATTTTCTGATCCATTGTTAGATGGACCAGTGATTCAAGCGGCGAATAAACGAGCGTTAGATGGTGGTTATAGTACCGATGCTTGTTTTAAAATGATTGCTAAAATTCGAACAAAATATCCTGAGATTCCTATCGGATTGTTACTGTGTGCCAATTTAGTATTTGTGCCGACTCAAGAAGTATTTTTTAAGCGTTGTGCTGAAACGGGTGTGGATGCGGTACTCATTGCCGATGTGCCGGTTCTCGCCGCAGAAGAATTTACTGAAACTGCCAAGAAACTCGGTATTCAATCAGTCTTTATTTGTCCGCCAAATGCGGATCAAGTAACAATTGAACGCATCGCAAATTTAACTGAAGGTTATACCTATTTGGTTTCACGTGCCGGTGTAACCAGTGCAGAGAACCAAACTCACGCCAAAAATTTAGATAACTTGATCGAAAGCCTCAAGCGATCAAATTCCGCCCCAATTTTGCAGGGTTTCGGCATTGCTAAACCTGAGCAAGTTCAAGAAGCATTAGCACTCGGTTGTGACGGGGCGATTTCCGGATCGGCGATAGTGAAAATTATCGAACAGAATTTAGATAACCAAACTCAATTACTTAATAAATTAGCGGAATTTGTGAAAGCGATGAAAGTAGCTACGAGAAATTAA
- the trpR gene encoding trp operon repressor, which yields MKILYSQRDPQEWQQFMVLIQQAVAEDKLEQFFSSFLTADERNSLGLRAQIVGNLLKGEVPQREIQQNLNTSAATITRASNMLKTLEPQFIEWLNEKLNGNA from the coding sequence ATGAAAATTCTTTATAGTCAACGTGATCCGCAAGAGTGGCAACAGTTTATGGTTTTAATACAGCAGGCGGTGGCAGAAGATAAATTAGAGCAATTTTTTTCTTCATTTTTAACGGCAGATGAACGTAACTCTTTAGGATTGCGGGCCCAAATTGTCGGTAATTTGTTAAAGGGTGAAGTACCTCAGAGGGAAATTCAACAAAATTTAAACACCAGTGCCGCAACTATTACACGTGCTTCTAATATGTTGAAAACACTGGAACCGCAATTTATTGAGTGGTTAAACGAGAAGCTTAATGGCAACGCGTAA
- a CDS encoding type II toxin-antitoxin system RelE/ParE family toxin — MRHKIIYTHKSLDNIDNIVENITAFVGNYSAMNVLSDIKSSIDLLAYMPMMGVQGYIKGTREIYPRQYRVVYMVNDLKKEIIILTILHTRRLYPPLA; from the coding sequence ATGCGGCATAAAATAATCTATACTCATAAATCTTTAGATAACATTGATAATATTGTTGAGAACATTACCGCATTTGTCGGGAATTATAGTGCAATGAATGTGTTATCAGATATTAAATCGTCTATTGATTTACTCGCTTATATGCCTATGATGGGGGTGCAAGGATATATAAAAGGGACAAGAGAAATTTACCCTAGACAATATAGAGTTGTTTATATGGTAAATGATTTAAAGAAAGAAATTATCATCCTTACCATTTTACATACTCGCCGGTTATATCCGCCGCTTGCTTAA
- a CDS encoding restriction endonuclease subunit S — MLELEQEFLANGGEFREVEIQQYFEKIKTKSLQYSASDLKGKHDEEYCLPALTAGVDNQGLAFYVPRKNATILKNVISVSANGANTGVMFYQPKEFTVLQDSYAIRFKNADLSDKSYLYLVSALQKSVRFRFDWSNKAGWERIKSELFSIPLLNSTPAFSYMENYITELQTERLLELKEEWFQKLQGYLKVTGLSNYTLTNKEKFAIEKLETVEWATFNLKKLFGKATRGKRLKSANRISGNLPFVTAGETDMGISAFIDNKVEVFKKNTVTIDMFGSAKYRNYDYGADDHIAVVHCNDWQKNVVIFLTTAVHKVANAGQFSYARNFYAKDADELNISLPVKNGKIDCEFMALLGSAMHKLVITDVVKYADKEISAYQKVIN, encoded by the coding sequence TTGCTAGAATTAGAACAGGAATTTTTGGCAAATGGGGGCGAGTTTAGAGAAGTTGAAATTCAACAGTATTTTGAAAAGATAAAAACAAAATCATTGCAATATTCTGCTAGTGATTTAAAAGGAAAGCACGATGAAGAATATTGTTTACCTGCACTTACTGCAGGTGTAGATAATCAAGGATTAGCATTTTATGTGCCACGAAAAAATGCCACAATTTTGAAAAATGTGATTAGTGTGTCCGCTAACGGTGCAAATACGGGAGTTATGTTTTACCAACCAAAAGAATTTACTGTTTTACAAGATAGTTATGCCATTCGTTTCAAAAATGCGGATTTGTCTGATAAATCTTATTTATATTTAGTTTCTGCTTTGCAAAAAAGTGTTAGATTTAGGTTTGATTGGTCAAATAAAGCAGGTTGGGAAAGAATAAAGAGTGAACTCTTTTCTATTCCTCTTTTAAATAGTACACCTGCATTTTCTTATATGGAAAACTACATCACTGAATTGCAAACAGAGCGGTTATTAGAACTGAAAGAGGAATGGTTTCAGAAATTACAAGGTTATTTAAAAGTAACTGGATTATCAAACTATACATTGACCAATAAAGAAAAATTTGCAATAGAGAAGCTGGAAACAGTTGAGTGGGCAACATTTAATCTCAAAAAGTTGTTTGGTAAAGCGACTCGCGGTAAGCGTTTAAAAAGTGCGAACAGAATTTCAGGCAATTTGCCATTTGTTACCGCTGGCGAAACAGATATGGGTATTTCAGCATTTATTGATAATAAGGTTGAAGTATTTAAGAAAAACACGGTAACCATCGATATGTTCGGTTCGGCAAAATATCGCAATTATGATTATGGAGCTGATGATCATATTGCTGTTGTACATTGCAATGATTGGCAGAAAAATGTGGTGATATTCTTAACAACAGCGGTTCATAAAGTGGCTAATGCTGGGCAATTTAGCTATGCACGGAATTTTTATGCCAAAGATGCCGATGAGTTAAATATCAGTTTGCCTGTAAAAAATGGCAAAATTGACTGTGAATTTATGGCATTGTTGGGTTCAGCGATGCATAAACTCGTCATTACCGATGTAGTAAAATACGCGGATAAAGAAATTTCTGCTTATCAGAAAGTTATTAATTAA
- a CDS encoding YdcF family protein yields MLLLTKLITAIILPPFNSLILWFGSLLLYKLQFKKLSSLCSLFGIAILYVCSTPYFSHQLIQAVTFSEKLTIEDYKKAQAIVVLGGGVRNSHELFADYAIAAIPLERMRYAAYLHKQTHLPILVTGGSPENREPEAKLMAQEFRDFFNISVKWIEARSNTTEQNAILSKAILEQEGIRHIILVTNQWHMKRAKMLFEREGFSVLAASTTAHQALDIGILPFIPQAQALQNSSIALKEWIGYWKEKLIG; encoded by the coding sequence ATGCTTTTACTGACAAAACTCATTACCGCTATCATTTTGCCGCCATTTAATTCACTCATTTTATGGTTCGGCTCGTTATTGTTATATAAATTACAATTTAAGAAGCTAAGCTCTCTTTGTAGCTTATTCGGCATTGCGATTCTCTACGTTTGTAGCACGCCTTATTTCTCACATCAGTTGATTCAAGCGGTCACTTTTAGTGAAAAATTAACCATTGAAGATTATAAAAAAGCCCAAGCTATTGTCGTGTTAGGGGGAGGGGTACGTAATAGCCACGAATTATTTGCCGATTATGCTATTGCGGCGATTCCATTAGAAAGAATGAGATATGCCGCCTATCTACACAAACAAACGCATCTGCCGATTTTAGTAACAGGGGGGAGTCCTGAAAATAGAGAGCCGGAAGCGAAGTTAATGGCACAAGAGTTTCGTGATTTTTTCAATATTTCTGTCAAATGGATCGAAGCAAGATCCAATACGACTGAACAAAATGCAATATTAAGTAAAGCGATACTTGAACAGGAAGGTATTCGTCACATTATCTTAGTGACAAATCAGTGGCATATGAAACGGGCGAAAATGTTATTTGAGCGTGAGGGATTCTCCGTTCTAGCCGCAAGTACAACCGCACACCAAGCATTAGATATTGGTATTTTACCGTTTATTCCGCAGGCTCAAGCACTACAAAACAGTAGTATTGCCCTTAAAGAATGGATTGGTTATTGGAAAGAAAAACTAATTGGATAA
- a CDS encoding ATP-grasp domain-containing protein encodes MRFLMLCREPRLYSCQRLQQACERRGIHLDILDPNRMLIKLAMDKGQSVLQLYYQTGEIYDKNRPLPQLLPDYDAVLPRFGITSTEMGCRVLRYFEAKQVKVLNNSTAFALARDKWLSLQALVTAQIAVPASSLAGELCSVDGHLAQHQFPLVTKTLSGSQGVGVMLAESKQTAQSVLAVLQQAKLSYLLQDFVAESKGQDIRAFVIGDRVVAAMRRCSNEGEFRANIHLGGKAQTIVLTEAEQQLAVKAAKTIGLSVAGVDLIRSDDGLLVLEVNASPGLEGIEQASGFDIAGLMIDHLIYSI; translated from the coding sequence ATGAGATTTTTAATGTTGTGCCGAGAGCCTCGTTTATACAGTTGCCAACGTTTACAACAGGCTTGTGAGCGGCGAGGTATCCACTTAGATATTCTTGATCCGAATCGGATGTTGATAAAGTTAGCGATGGATAAAGGTCAATCTGTTTTGCAACTCTATTACCAAACGGGTGAAATTTATGATAAAAACCGACCGCTTCCGCAATTATTACCCGATTATGATGCGGTACTGCCTCGCTTCGGCATAACCAGTACGGAAATGGGATGCCGAGTTTTGCGTTACTTTGAAGCAAAACAGGTAAAAGTCTTAAATAATTCGACTGCTTTCGCTTTGGCAAGAGATAAATGGCTAAGTTTGCAAGCCTTGGTTACCGCACAAATTGCTGTGCCGGCAAGTTCGTTAGCCGGTGAACTGTGTTCGGTAGACGGGCATTTAGCCCAACATCAGTTCCCATTAGTAACGAAAACCTTATCCGGTTCGCAAGGTGTCGGGGTCATGTTGGCGGAGAGCAAGCAAACTGCCCAAAGCGTTTTGGCAGTGTTACAGCAAGCAAAATTATCTTATTTGTTGCAAGATTTTGTAGCAGAGTCAAAAGGGCAGGATATTCGAGCGTTTGTCATCGGAGATCGTGTCGTGGCGGCAATGCGGCGTTGCAGTAACGAGGGAGAGTTTCGGGCTAATATTCATTTAGGTGGCAAAGCTCAAACGATAGTATTAACTGAAGCGGAACAACAACTTGCAGTGAAAGCGGCAAAAACAATTGGACTTAGCGTAGCTGGTGTCGATCTGATTCGTTCTGATGACGGATTACTGGTGTTAGAAGTGAATGCCAGTCCGGGGCTAGAAGGGATTGAGCAGGCAAGTGGTTTTGATATCGCCGGTTTGATGATTGATCATCTTATTTATTCAATTTAA